In a single window of the Nocardioides sp. L-11A genome:
- the rpsN gene encoding 30S ribosomal protein S14, producing MASRAKVAAQDRRRATVERYAERRAALKERVRRAEPGTAELAAAVRALARLPRDASPVRLRNRDQVDGRPRGYLRKAGLSRIRFRELAHRGELPGITKSSW from the coding sequence ATGGCCTCGCGCGCGAAGGTCGCCGCGCAGGACCGGCGCCGCGCCACCGTCGAGAGGTACGCCGAGCGGCGGGCCGCCCTCAAGGAGCGGGTCCGCCGCGCGGAGCCGGGCACGGCCGAGCTGGCGGCGGCGGTCCGGGCACTCGCCCGGCTGCCCCGCGACGCCTCGCCCGTCCGGCTGCGCAACCGCGACCAGGTCGACGGCCGCCCGCGCGGCTACCTGCGCAAGGCCGGCCTCTCGCGGATCCGGTTCCGCGAGCTGGCCCATCGCGGCGAGCTGCCCGGGATCACGAAGTCGAGCTGGTGA
- the rpmG gene encoding 50S ribosomal protein L33 — MAGSKGKGSDVRPIVKLRSTGGTGYTYVTRKNRRNDPDRLRMRKYDPVLRRHVEFREER, encoded by the coding sequence ATGGCTGGATCGAAGGGGAAGGGATCCGACGTCCGACCGATCGTCAAGCTCCGCTCGACCGGCGGGACCGGCTACACCTACGTCACCCGCAAGAACCGCCGCAACGACCCCGACCGCCTGCGGATGCGCAAGTACGACCCCGTCCTGCGCCGCCACGTCGAGTTCCGCGAGGAGCGCTGA
- the rpmB gene encoding 50S ribosomal protein L28, whose amino-acid sequence MSQVCQVTGARPAFGNHVSHSHRRTRRRFDVNVQRKRYWVPSLGRHVTLRVSARGIKTIDQRGIEAVVAVLRARGERL is encoded by the coding sequence ATGTCACAGGTGTGCCAGGTGACCGGCGCGCGGCCCGCGTTCGGCAACCACGTGTCGCACTCCCACCGGCGTACCCGGCGGCGCTTCGACGTCAACGTCCAGCGCAAGCGCTACTGGGTGCCGTCCCTGGGACGGCACGTCACGCTGCGGGTCTCCGCCCGCGGCATCAAGACCATCGACCAGCGGGGGATCGAGGCCGTCGTGGCCGTCCTCCGCGCCCGAGGAGAGAGGCTCTGA
- a CDS encoding type B 50S ribosomal protein L31: MKQGIHPAYGPVVFRDRATGDLVLTRSTLAEHAGADGRTVEIAGASYPVVDVDVSVHSHPFWTGQGRVLDSEGRVEAFERRYGRGAAR; the protein is encoded by the coding sequence ATGAAGCAGGGGATCCACCCCGCCTACGGTCCCGTCGTCTTCCGCGACCGTGCCACCGGCGACCTGGTGCTCACCCGGTCGACGCTGGCCGAGCACGCCGGAGCGGACGGACGCACGGTCGAGATCGCGGGGGCGTCGTACCCGGTCGTCGACGTCGACGTGAGCGTGCACAGTCACCCGTTCTGGACCGGTCAGGGCCGGGTGCTCGACTCCGAGGGCCGGGTCGAGGCGTTCGAGCGCCGGTACGGCCGGGGCGCCGCCCGATGA
- a CDS encoding GTP-binding protein codes for MRVPVVLLGGVDPEAMAATMVGLQFDLPGAVACRHSIDVERGVLTRTVSDLSGVVETHETLLEHACVSCAIREDIVPTLERLARDGRWQSIVAHLPVGAEAAHLCAALTWDTRLARFLRVSAVVTAVGARHPVRDLLGDDLLAERGHHCAPDDRRGVGEVLSAMVEYADVVAFDDAVDPVARGLVATLARPDATVVEGGHGLGGDVLVGRLHQHARTDAWTDPARTDVLPDVRGEGVWRVDLQSLRPFQPDRLLDSLEQLGGGSHRSRGCFWLPSRPGRVLEWDGAGGQLSIGDHGSWGTRGPFTRIVLTGVGVAPTHLRSAFDGLLLTSGEPVTWPAGEDGFEPWLGPIREVA; via the coding sequence ATGAGGGTGCCCGTCGTGCTGCTCGGCGGCGTCGACCCGGAGGCGATGGCCGCGACCATGGTGGGCCTGCAGTTCGACCTGCCGGGCGCCGTGGCGTGCCGACACAGCATCGACGTCGAGCGCGGCGTGCTGACCCGCACCGTCAGCGACCTGAGCGGTGTCGTCGAGACGCACGAGACGCTGCTCGAGCACGCCTGCGTCAGCTGCGCGATCCGCGAGGACATCGTGCCGACGCTCGAGCGGCTCGCGCGCGACGGCCGCTGGCAGAGCATCGTGGCGCACCTGCCGGTCGGTGCCGAGGCCGCCCACCTGTGCGCCGCGCTCACCTGGGACACCCGGCTGGCGCGGTTCCTGCGGGTCTCCGCCGTCGTCACCGCCGTGGGTGCGCGGCACCCCGTGCGCGACCTGCTCGGCGACGACCTGCTCGCCGAACGCGGCCACCACTGCGCCCCCGACGACCGTCGCGGCGTCGGGGAGGTGCTGTCCGCCATGGTCGAGTACGCCGACGTGGTGGCCTTCGACGACGCCGTCGACCCGGTCGCGCGCGGTCTCGTCGCGACTCTCGCGCGTCCGGACGCGACGGTCGTGGAGGGCGGACACGGGCTCGGGGGCGACGTCCTCGTCGGACGACTCCACCAGCACGCGCGCACGGACGCATGGACCGACCCGGCGCGCACGGACGTCCTGCCCGACGTCCGCGGGGAGGGGGTCTGGCGCGTCGACCTGCAGTCGCTGCGCCCGTTCCAGCCGGATCGGCTCCTGGACTCGCTCGAGCAGCTCGGCGGCGGCTCGCACCGATCGCGCGGCTGCTTCTGGCTGCCCAGCCGCCCCGGCCGGGTCCTGGAGTGGGACGGCGCCGGCGGTCAGCTGAGCATCGGCGACCACGGCTCGTGGGGCACCCGCGGCCCGTTCACGCGGATCGTCCTGACGGGGGTCGGCGTCGCGCCGACCCACCTGCGCTCGGCCTTCGACGGGCTGCTGCTCACGAGCGGGGAGCCGGTGACCTGGCCGGCGGGCGAGGACGGCTTCGAACCCTGGCTCGGGCCGATCCGGGAGGTGGCCTGA
- the rpmF gene encoding 50S ribosomal protein L32, which translates to MAVPKRRTSRSRTRHRRSQWRASTPDLVTVTIDGRTHRVPRRLVGAVMDGLVDPETGRRSRR; encoded by the coding sequence ATGGCCGTGCCGAAGCGACGTACGTCGCGCAGCCGGACCCGGCACCGTCGCTCGCAGTGGCGGGCGAGCACCCCGGACCTGGTGACCGTCACGATCGACGGCCGCACCCACCGCGTCCCGCGGCGCCTGGTCGGCGCGGTCATGGACGGCCTGGTCGACCCCGAGACGGGAAGGAGGAGCAGGCGATGA
- the ykgO gene encoding type B 50S ribosomal protein L36: MKVRNSIRSLKKQPGAQVVRRRGRVYVINKQNPRMKARQG, translated from the coding sequence ATGAAGGTGCGCAACTCGATCCGGTCGCTCAAGAAGCAGCCCGGCGCCCAGGTCGTGCGGCGGCGTGGCCGCGTCTATGTGATCAACAAGCAGAACCCGCGGATGAAGGCCCGCCAGGGCTGA
- a CDS encoding VanZ family protein — translation MIRRPVAAVLLACYSVVIGRLTLADPAAGRWAFDLADAAARRASHGRLDWSETEVIANVALFVPAGFLLAVLLGRPLLAAALTVLASACIELAQQQFLPTRVPTLADVVHNGLGGLVGAVLAAPFSRVSRVSRVSRRTTGRSGPQGAPGQRAGQY, via the coding sequence ATGATCCGTCGTCCCGTCGCCGCCGTCCTGCTGGCCTGCTACTCCGTCGTCATCGGGCGGCTCACCCTGGCCGACCCGGCGGCGGGCCGCTGGGCCTTCGACCTGGCCGACGCGGCGGCGCGGCGGGCCAGCCACGGCCGGCTCGACTGGAGCGAGACCGAGGTCATCGCGAACGTCGCGCTCTTCGTGCCGGCAGGCTTCCTGCTCGCCGTCCTGCTCGGCCGGCCGCTGCTCGCGGCGGCTCTGACGGTGCTCGCGTCGGCGTGCATCGAGCTGGCGCAGCAGCAGTTCCTCCCGACCCGGGTGCCGACGCTCGCCGACGTGGTGCACAACGGCCTCGGCGGGCTGGTCGGCGCGGTCCTCGCCGCGCCATTCAGCCGGGTCAGCCGGGTCAGCCGGGTCAGCCGCCGGACGACCGGGCGGAGCGGCCCCCAGGGCGCCCCCGGTCAGCGCGCGGGGCAGTACTGA
- a CDS encoding TIGR03943 family protein, giving the protein MNRNAQSVVLAAIGAVALRVGLTDEYARYVNDWMRWPLVVSGAAMVGLAFLAVFSSRHDADRSSPAVWALLLPVVIAFVVQPPALGAYVAERRSNDVSAVRYDEAAVAPLREGQVHDMLVSEFVAYASAYAEVLTGAQVRLRGFVTHDEGGWYVTRLSISCCAADALAFRVRVDPGDGEQAPADEQWVEVVGTWVPGTGEGIGTQDAPVLSAAEVTLTGPPRRPYE; this is encoded by the coding sequence GTGAACCGGAACGCCCAGTCCGTGGTCCTCGCCGCGATCGGCGCGGTCGCACTGCGGGTCGGCCTCACCGACGAGTACGCCCGCTATGTCAACGACTGGATGAGATGGCCGCTCGTCGTCAGCGGGGCCGCCATGGTCGGCCTCGCCTTCCTCGCGGTCTTCAGCAGCCGACACGACGCCGACCGGTCGTCCCCTGCGGTGTGGGCCCTGCTGCTCCCGGTCGTCATCGCCTTCGTCGTCCAGCCCCCCGCGCTCGGCGCCTACGTCGCCGAGCGGCGGTCCAACGACGTGAGCGCCGTGCGGTACGACGAGGCCGCGGTCGCGCCGCTGCGCGAGGGACAGGTCCACGACATGCTGGTCTCGGAGTTCGTCGCCTACGCCTCGGCGTACGCCGAGGTGCTGACCGGCGCTCAGGTCCGGTTGCGCGGATTCGTGACCCATGACGAGGGCGGTTGGTACGTCACCCGGCTCTCCATCAGCTGCTGTGCCGCGGACGCGCTGGCCTTCCGCGTCCGCGTCGACCCGGGCGACGGCGAGCAGGCACCCGCCGACGAGCAGTGGGTCGAGGTGGTCGGCACCTGGGTGCCGGGCACCGGCGAGGGCATCGGGACACAGGACGCACCGGTCCTGTCCGCTGCCGAGGTCACCCTGACGGGCCCGCCCCGGCGCCCCTATGAGTGA